From Agrobacterium tumefaciens, a single genomic window includes:
- a CDS encoding DUF2244 domain-containing protein has translation MDTPEDKPIFAAELVPYRSLGRKGFRMLLAVSGLVCFCYGIFFLTTGAWPVGLFFGVDFLLLYWAFRANYRAADAREEVSVSRSSLSIRKFSPAGRMIEHRFNPFWARFRVRRHEEIGILSMHVTGEGKATDIGSFLNPDDRESFAKAFGNALAKARR, from the coding sequence GTGGATACGCCTGAAGACAAGCCGATTTTCGCTGCTGAACTTGTTCCGTACCGATCACTTGGACGCAAGGGGTTTCGGATGTTGCTTGCAGTGTCTGGCCTTGTTTGTTTCTGCTACGGCATTTTCTTTCTGACGACAGGTGCCTGGCCGGTTGGACTGTTTTTCGGCGTGGATTTTCTCCTGCTCTATTGGGCTTTCCGCGCCAATTATCGGGCTGCCGACGCACGTGAGGAAGTCAGCGTCTCACGCTCCAGCCTGTCCATTCGAAAGTTCTCACCTGCCGGTCGCATGATTGAGCACCGCTTCAATCCATTCTGGGCGCGTTTTCGTGTGCGGCGACATGAAGAGATCGGCATTCTTTCCATGCATGTCACGGGCGAAGGGAAAGCAACCGATATAGGCTCATTTCTCAACCCCGATGATCGTGAGAGTTTCGCCAAGGCCTTCGGCAATGCGCTGGCAAAAGCGCGTCGCTAG
- the nth gene encoding endonuclease III — translation MKVARKRSSTQTPKKSNAAASRNSRRVKTLYSKEELTEIFRRFSIQRPEPKGELEHTNPFTLLVAVALSAQATDVGVNRATRALFKIADTPEKMLELGEERLINHIKTIGLYRNKAKNVIALSRMLIDNYGGSVPKSRDELVTLPGVGRKTANVVMSMAFGIPTLAVDTHVFRIANRLCLAPGKTPDEVEDRLVRIIPEPYLFHAHHWLILHGRYCCKARKPECERCVIADICKSPEKTFDIPAPLVELPAQLFGASSGE, via the coding sequence ATGAAAGTTGCCAGAAAACGATCCAGCACCCAAACGCCTAAAAAGTCAAATGCGGCTGCAAGCCGCAATTCTCGGCGCGTGAAAACGCTCTACTCAAAAGAAGAGCTGACCGAAATCTTCCGCCGCTTTTCAATCCAGCGGCCGGAGCCGAAAGGTGAGTTGGAACATACCAATCCATTCACGTTGCTGGTCGCAGTGGCTCTGTCGGCGCAAGCAACCGATGTTGGGGTCAACCGTGCAACACGCGCCTTGTTCAAGATTGCCGACACGCCAGAGAAAATGCTTGAACTTGGCGAAGAGCGGCTTATCAACCATATCAAAACCATCGGGCTTTACCGCAACAAGGCCAAGAACGTCATTGCTCTGTCTCGGATGCTGATCGACAACTATGGTGGTTCTGTACCCAAAAGCCGCGATGAATTGGTGACGCTGCCCGGCGTTGGTCGCAAGACCGCCAATGTCGTTATGTCCATGGCCTTCGGAATCCCTACGCTGGCTGTGGACACCCACGTTTTTCGTATTGCCAACCGGCTCTGTCTTGCGCCGGGGAAAACCCCGGACGAAGTTGAGGACCGGCTGGTAAGGATCATTCCAGAACCCTACCTGTTCCACGCCCATCACTGGCTGATCCTGCACGGACGATATTGCTGCAAGGCACGCAAGCCGGAATGCGAAAGATGCGTGATCGCCGATATTTGCAAGTCACCGGAAAAGACCTTCGACATCCCTGCTCCACTCGTTGAGCTGCCGGCCCAGCTTTTCGGCGCATCCAGTGGCGAATGA
- a CDS encoding HAD family hydrolase translates to MCDGNEPLLIFDCDGVLVDSEPVSIAVLLDMLSHLGLEMGEEEAYNRFLGRSVSSMTATLFDDYGIETDIDFLDHMRATLFERFRTELQPISGIAETLDTLSAPRCVASSSQPERIRYSLGLTGILDRFEPHIFSATMVKNGKPAPDLFLHAAREMGANPGQCIVIEDSPAGIAAAKAAGMTVFAFTGGSHARFPAFREKIAGLGADAVFDAMPDLVQLVDGYLGRVGSGKQVERGAL, encoded by the coding sequence ATGTGCGACGGGAACGAACCTCTGCTGATTTTCGATTGCGACGGCGTCCTCGTCGATAGCGAGCCTGTTTCCATCGCAGTCCTGCTCGACATGCTTTCCCATCTCGGTCTGGAGATGGGAGAGGAGGAGGCCTATAACCGGTTCCTCGGCCGTAGCGTATCGAGCATGACGGCGACTTTGTTTGATGATTACGGCATCGAAACGGATATCGATTTTCTTGATCACATGCGCGCAACACTGTTCGAGCGGTTTCGAACCGAGTTACAGCCGATCTCCGGCATTGCCGAGACGCTGGACACGTTGTCTGCGCCGCGCTGTGTTGCCTCGTCCAGTCAGCCGGAGCGTATCCGCTATTCCCTTGGTTTGACGGGAATTCTTGACCGTTTTGAACCACATATCTTCAGCGCTACCATGGTGAAGAACGGTAAGCCAGCTCCTGATCTTTTTTTACATGCCGCGCGTGAGATGGGTGCCAACCCAGGTCAATGCATCGTCATCGAGGACAGCCCGGCAGGTATCGCCGCGGCAAAAGCGGCAGGAATGACCGTCTTTGCTTTTACGGGCGGTTCGCATGCACGTTTTCCCGCCTTTCGGGAAAAAATCGCTGGGCTCGGCGCAGATGCGGTGTTTGACGCGATGCCGGATTTGGTCCAACTTGTCGACGGTTATTTGGGGCGGGTTGGCTCTGGCAAGCAGGTGGAACGTGGTGCGCTCTGA
- a CDS encoding sulfate transporter family protein — protein MILDAARRAFGNLFAAETRSVFWKVLGITLLVLTALWFTIRSVFIYFALPWVDTLIPGIPDWAGWLTFVFAILAGIGLALALALLISPVTAIIAGLFLDDVAEVVEKRDYPDDRPGHALPLGEAMLSSVKFFGVIIAGNIVALFLLLVPGVNLIAFFLVNGYLLGREFFEFAAMRFHPPAEARALRVKHRTTVLMAGMVIAGFLAVPFLNLLTPLFAASMMVHLHKAVTSPTRRTGSIFAR, from the coding sequence ATGATACTGGATGCTGCAAGGCGGGCTTTTGGCAATCTTTTTGCTGCCGAAACGCGATCTGTCTTTTGGAAGGTGCTTGGGATCACCCTTCTGGTGCTAACTGCCCTCTGGTTTACCATCCGCTCCGTTTTCATCTATTTCGCTCTACCCTGGGTGGATACGCTGATTCCCGGTATCCCCGACTGGGCTGGATGGCTTACCTTTGTTTTCGCCATTTTGGCGGGTATTGGGCTGGCGCTTGCGCTTGCGCTTTTGATATCGCCGGTAACGGCCATTATCGCCGGCCTGTTTCTCGATGATGTTGCTGAGGTTGTCGAGAAGAGAGATTATCCGGATGATCGGCCAGGCCATGCGTTGCCGCTGGGCGAAGCGATGCTGTCGTCGGTCAAGTTCTTCGGCGTCATTATTGCCGGCAACATCGTTGCGTTGTTCCTCCTGCTGGTCCCGGGGGTCAATCTCATCGCGTTCTTCCTGGTGAACGGTTATCTTCTCGGACGGGAATTCTTCGAATTCGCAGCCATGCGTTTTCACCCACCGGCAGAAGCAAGGGCTCTGCGCGTCAAACATCGGACAACCGTCCTCATGGCCGGGATGGTGATTGCCGGATTTCTGGCGGTGCCGTTCCTTAACCTGCTGACGCCGCTTTTCGCTGCCTCAATGATGGTTCATCTTCATAAAGCTGTGACGTCCCCAACAAGACGAACGGGATCTATTTTTGCAAGGTAG
- a CDS encoding MurR/RpiR family transcriptional regulator has protein sequence MVEKLLLNLTRAMKGGTPSERKIAKYLIEHLDELPFETAATLAAKLGLSPMTVGRFLRSLGYRQFSDIRADLRQAEETAGAERVSTKENEQSHTNPFSQLLLQQIQAVQTAFDMTSQPVWRLAMNEIAAAPQVFLAPSSEGSGAGRYFHGRMLEYRKNVHYLSSDSSAYVSLWDSDPRSTLLIMMDGGGNLATLQRLSTTARKSGYRTLLITTRFYEWGPESADICLAMPLVPSGGQGLLQLVSLMEFALCTLAANADEVCKARLKNLTSLKRALSA, from the coding sequence TTGGTGGAAAAGCTGCTACTCAATTTGACACGTGCCATGAAAGGCGGAACACCGTCCGAACGCAAGATCGCCAAATATCTGATCGAGCACCTGGACGAATTACCCTTTGAAACGGCCGCAACGCTCGCCGCCAAACTCGGCTTGAGCCCCATGACAGTCGGTCGCTTTCTGCGATCACTCGGATATCGCCAGTTCAGCGATATCCGCGCCGATCTCAGGCAAGCGGAGGAAACGGCTGGCGCTGAGCGTGTCTCGACAAAGGAAAATGAACAAAGCCATACGAACCCATTTTCTCAATTGTTACTGCAACAAATACAGGCCGTTCAGACCGCTTTCGACATGACATCGCAACCGGTCTGGCGACTTGCCATGAACGAGATTGCGGCCGCGCCTCAGGTCTTTCTTGCTCCCTCGTCAGAAGGGTCAGGCGCCGGCCGATATTTCCATGGACGCATGCTGGAATATCGCAAAAACGTTCATTACCTCAGCAGCGACAGTTCTGCCTACGTGTCACTGTGGGATTCCGACCCACGCAGCACCCTGCTCATCATGATGGATGGCGGCGGCAACCTGGCAACATTGCAGCGGCTCTCAACCACCGCACGCAAAAGCGGATATCGAACGCTGCTGATTACAACGCGCTTCTATGAGTGGGGGCCTGAAAGCGCCGACATCTGTCTCGCCATGCCGCTTGTTCCAAGTGGCGGGCAGGGTCTGCTTCAACTTGTTTCACTGATGGAGTTTGCACTGTGCACATTGGCGGCAAACGCCGACGAGGTGTGCAAGGCCCGACTGAAAAACCTGACGAGCCTGAAACGTGCGCTCAGCGCCTGA
- a CDS encoding methylated-DNA--[protein]-cysteine S-methyltransferase translates to MNANITLKEDITPVGSDYETVRQVIEILTQDYRDQPSLDHIAAKLGQSPTQLQKTFTRWAGLSPKAFLQAVTLDHAKRLLREEDLPLLETSIEVGMSGPGRLHDLFVTHEAMSPGEWKAKGNGLTIRFGFHASPFGLALVMITERGLAGCAFADPGEERACFEDMARRWPNAEYVEDREATAPYAVRIFEPALWNADRPLRVVLLGTDFQVRVWESLLKIPMGRAVTYSDIACDIGQPTASRAVGAAVGANPVSFVVPCHRAVGKSGALTGYHWGLTRKRAMLGWETGKV, encoded by the coding sequence ATGAACGCCAATATCACGTTGAAAGAAGATATCACACCGGTCGGGTCGGATTACGAAACCGTACGTCAGGTGATTGAAATCCTGACGCAGGATTATCGCGATCAGCCGTCACTTGACCATATCGCCGCAAAACTTGGTCAATCGCCAACGCAATTACAGAAAACGTTCACGCGTTGGGCTGGTCTTTCCCCAAAAGCATTCCTGCAAGCTGTAACGCTTGACCACGCCAAACGACTGTTGAGAGAAGAAGATTTACCGCTTCTCGAAACCTCGATTGAAGTCGGCATGTCGGGCCCTGGGCGCCTGCACGATCTGTTCGTCACCCATGAGGCCATGTCGCCGGGAGAGTGGAAGGCTAAAGGTAACGGCTTGACGATCCGGTTCGGATTCCATGCGTCGCCATTTGGTCTTGCCCTCGTGATGATTACCGAGCGTGGGCTTGCGGGCTGTGCCTTCGCCGATCCCGGCGAAGAACGTGCCTGTTTTGAAGATATGGCGCGTCGCTGGCCAAATGCAGAGTACGTCGAGGATCGCGAAGCGACAGCGCCTTACGCTGTCCGTATCTTCGAGCCGGCATTGTGGAATGCCGACCGCCCACTGCGTGTTGTGCTGCTTGGGACCGATTTTCAGGTTCGTGTATGGGAAAGCCTTCTTAAGATACCTATGGGTCGCGCCGTCACTTACTCTGACATCGCTTGCGACATCGGTCAGCCGACAGCCTCTCGCGCTGTTGGGGCCGCGGTTGGTGCCAACCCTGTTTCCTTCGTGGTGCCGTGCCATCGCGCCGTCGGCAAAAGCGGTGCACTTACCGGCTACCACTGGGGGCTGACGCGTAAGCGCGCAATGCTTGGCTGGGAAACAGGCAAGGTGTAA
- a CDS encoding FGGY-family carbohydrate kinase, which translates to MRHNLVAVDVGTGSARAGIFDPAGRLLARATHPIVMIRPLENHAEHDSTDIWDAVCKAVRTALADAAVSAESVAAIGFDATCSLVVRGRDGQPVSVSTTGEDRFDTIVWLDHRAIGEADFLTDSRHRVLDFAGKSMSPEMQMPKLMWLKKHMPESWSRMGYAFDLADFLTWKATGSAQRSNCTLTAKWNFLAQEKTGWQTDYLAVAGLSDLVERAGLPELTVQPGGSMGTLTPDAAAELGLDCQCHVAPGMIDAYAGALGALGGSLQSDVGRHVALIAGTSSCLVALSEEQMPGQSLWGPYWQAVLPDHWLVEGGQSATGALLDHIVRMHAAGGEPNSQLHGRIVSRVMELRAREGDSFADRLHVLPDFHGNRSPLADPHAVGVISGLTLDTSFDNLCRLYWRTAVAIALGARHVLDTMEAFGYVIETLHVTGGHVKNPLLIELYADVTGKRIVVPKTADAVLLGTAMTAASAGHVYDGLAAAGAAMYPGGDEVPVRASAAKGYDRDYRRFLAMHRHRQELESL; encoded by the coding sequence ATGCGTCATAATCTCGTCGCTGTCGATGTCGGTACGGGCAGCGCACGTGCCGGCATTTTTGATCCGGCCGGAAGGCTGCTTGCGCGTGCGACACATCCAATCGTCATGATCAGGCCGCTAGAAAACCATGCGGAGCATGACTCCACAGACATATGGGACGCGGTCTGTAAAGCGGTTCGTACAGCTCTCGCCGACGCTGCGGTTTCGGCCGAAAGTGTCGCTGCAATCGGTTTCGACGCGACCTGTTCATTGGTGGTACGCGGGCGTGATGGCCAGCCAGTATCCGTGTCGACAACAGGTGAGGATCGGTTCGACACAATTGTCTGGCTTGATCATCGAGCAATAGGAGAGGCGGACTTTCTCACCGATAGCAGGCACCGGGTTCTGGATTTTGCCGGAAAGAGCATGTCTCCGGAAATGCAAATGCCGAAACTGATGTGGCTTAAAAAGCATATGCCAGAGAGTTGGTCACGGATGGGCTATGCTTTTGATCTGGCTGACTTCCTGACCTGGAAGGCGACTGGATCGGCCCAGCGTTCCAATTGCACGTTGACAGCGAAATGGAATTTTCTGGCGCAGGAGAAAACTGGCTGGCAGACAGATTATCTTGCTGTGGCAGGGTTATCCGATCTCGTTGAACGGGCAGGCCTGCCTGAACTGACGGTTCAGCCGGGTGGCAGCATGGGCACCCTGACGCCGGATGCTGCCGCCGAACTCGGTCTTGACTGCCAGTGCCACGTCGCGCCAGGCATGATAGATGCCTATGCCGGTGCGCTTGGTGCGCTCGGTGGTTCTCTTCAATCGGACGTTGGCAGACACGTGGCGTTGATTGCCGGCACCTCAAGCTGCCTTGTCGCTTTGTCCGAAGAGCAGATGCCTGGACAGAGTCTGTGGGGGCCTTATTGGCAAGCGGTATTGCCCGATCACTGGCTGGTCGAGGGCGGCCAGTCTGCGACAGGCGCGCTTCTCGATCATATCGTCAGGATGCATGCTGCAGGTGGCGAACCAAATTCGCAATTGCACGGTCGTATCGTCAGCCGTGTCATGGAGTTGCGTGCCCGAGAAGGCGATAGTTTCGCCGATCGGCTGCATGTCTTGCCCGATTTCCACGGCAACCGGTCCCCCTTGGCCGATCCTCATGCGGTCGGTGTCATTAGTGGCCTGACCCTCGATACCTCCTTCGACAATCTGTGTCGGCTTTACTGGCGAACGGCGGTCGCGATAGCTCTCGGAGCACGCCACGTTCTCGATACGATGGAAGCTTTCGGCTACGTTATCGAGACACTTCATGTGACTGGCGGACATGTAAAAAATCCGCTCTTGATTGAGCTTTATGCTGACGTGACCGGGAAGCGCATCGTTGTTCCCAAAACTGCCGACGCCGTCCTGCTCGGAACGGCAATGACGGCGGCATCGGCCGGACATGTCTACGATGGCCTAGCAGCAGCGGGCGCTGCAATGTATCCGGGCGGAGACGAGGTTCCGGTGAGAGCGTCCGCAGCGAAGGGTTACGACAGGGATTACCGTCGTTTTCTTGCCATGCATCGTCACCGGCAGGAACTGGAAAGCCTTTGA